A window of Primulina tabacum isolate GXHZ01 chromosome 4, ASM2559414v2, whole genome shotgun sequence contains these coding sequences:
- the LOC142541871 gene encoding uncharacterized protein LOC142541871: MRDGDQVMCATYVLRDDASLWWEGAANGVDLATLTWSQFKEILYNKYFPADVRGRLTRELMSLHQGDSIVAEFIRKFDMGCHFVPLIARDVVQKMRCFMDGMRLTLHRDVMLMRPESYDEANACAFQAEQALRDIDMEMQQK; the protein is encoded by the coding sequence ATGAGGGATGGGGACCAGGTCATGTGTGCCACATACGTGTTGAGAGACGACGCATcactatggtgggagggagccgctAATGGGGTGGATTTGGCTACTCTCACTTGGAGTCAGTTCAAAGAGATTTTGTACAACAAATATTTCCCAGCAGATGTCAGGGGTCGCCTGACGAGGGAGTTAATGAGTCTCCACCAGGGGGACTCGATTGTGGCAGAGTTTATTCGAAAGTTCGACatgggctgtcactttgtgcctctTATTGCTAGAGATGTCGTCCAGAAGATGAGGTGCTTCATGGATGGCATGAGACTCACCTTGCATCGAGATGTTATGCTGATGAGACCGGAGAGCTATGATGAGGCCAACGCTTGTGCTTTTCAGGCAGAGCAGGCCCTGAGGGACATTGATATGGAGATGCAGCAAAAGTGA
- the LOC142541872 gene encoding uncharacterized protein LOC142541872: MDLGFRVLISSGDQMFTSQIGKKLELRLQKNAVQEDLIALSLPEFDIILGMDWLSSNGSVIDFRRRKVTRRGCQAFLDSIVSVIEPVSQRLEEVEVVRDFLIVSPYDVSGIPPYREVNFSI, encoded by the exons atggatttgggattcaGAGTTTTGATTTCGTCTGGAGATCAGATGTTTACCTCACAGATAGGGAAGAAATTGGAGCTTCGTTTACAGAAAAATGCGGTGCAGGAAGATTTGATTGCGCTGTCGTTgccagagttcgacattattttgggtatggactggctttctTCGAACGGATCAGTCATAGATTTTCGGCGGAG GAAGGTCACGAGGAGAGGCTGTCAGGCATTTTTGGACAGTATCGTGTCAGTGATCGAGCCAGTTAGTCAGAGGCTAGAGGAGGTCGAAGTGGTCAGGGACTTCCTCATTGTTTCCCCAtacgatgtttcaggcattccaccatATAGAGAGGTGAACTTTTCTATatag